DNA sequence from the Schlegelella aquatica genome:
CTCGATCACGGCAACTACCTCGCATACGGGCTGGGCGCAACGGCCGCATGGGTGCTCGGCCTTCCTCATGGTCTGGCCGTACTGCACGGCAAGACCCGCCGTGGCGGCCTGGTGTTCGACATTGCCGATCTCGTCAAGGATGCTCTCGTTCTGCCTCAGGCATTCATTTCGGCTGTTCGAGGTGATGACGAACAGGAGTTCCGTCGCGCCTGCATCGAGAACCTCACGCGCGCCGAGGCGCTCGACCACATGATCGACACCGTCAAACACGTGGCGATCGAGACGGCAAAGTCAGCCGCATGAACGTACTACTGGTATCCGAGTGCACCAAGAACGCGCTCAAGGAGACTCGGCGGATCCTCGATCAATTTGCCGAGCGTCGCGGCGAGCGCACCTGGCAAACGGCCATCACCCAGGATGGACTGGACACATTGCGTCGGCTGCTTCGCAAGACCGCGCGCAAGAACACGGCGGTGGCATGTCATTGGATACGTGGGCGCGATCACAGCGAGCTGCTGTGGATTGTGGGAGATGCTTCTCGTTTCAACGCGCAGGGTGCGGTACCGACAAACACGACCAGCATCGACCGGCTGCGGCGCGAAGACGAGAACGACTGGCACACCGGCCAGGACATCCGCCTGCTCGCCCAGTTGGCCGCGTTGCTGCACGACCTGGGCAAGGCCGTCATCGCTTTCCAGGAGCGCCTGCGTGGACGACGGACGGAGCGGAACCTGTATCGGCATGAGTGGGTATCGCTTCGATTGTTCCAGGCGTTTGTCGGGGATGATGACGATGAAGGATGGTTGCTGCGGCTGGCCGCTGCCGACGGCTATGGCGAGGAAGACTGGCTCGCGCCGGGGCGTTATCAGCGCGATGGCATCGATGCCCGAGAGGAGTACCCCTTCAGGAGCTTGCCTCCTTTGGCTGCGGCAGTGGGTTGGCTGGTGGTGACCCACCACAGACTACCGGTTGCACCGTGCGAGAAGGACGACGGAACCCAAGCGGCATGGGGTCGAAGAGTGCGGAACTTCAATCCCACTTGGCTGACGGAGCCCTTGGCGTTGGTCGCGCATGACTGGAACGAGATCCGGCAGATCGCGGATCCGCGGCAGATCGAGCCTTACTGGATGCCGGCCGCCCCCCTCCCGGTGCTTGAACCGAAGTGGCGCGCCCAGGCAGCCCGGCTGGCGAAACACTTGATCGAACTGCGCACGCGTCGCAGCACCGCTTGGCTGGACAATCCCTACGTGATGCATCTGGCCCGCCTCACCCTGATGCTGGCGGACCATCATTACTCCAGCCTGCCGCTGGACTCGTCCGAACGGGTGGAAGGAGACGGTCGCACTGCGTTGTATGCGAACACCGACCGGGACGGTCGCCTCAAGCAGCCGCTCGACGAGCACCTGTTGGGCGTGGCGCGCGATGCCGGTCTGATCGCCCATGCGTTACCCGGCTTCGAGCGCCATCTTCCCCATTTGGCTCGACACCGCGGCCTTCGCAGGCGGAGTACTGACCTCCGGTTCGCCTGGCAGGACAGGGCCGCGGACGCGGCCTCGGCACTGCGCGAAAGCGCCCGCGATCACGGTGCCTTCATCGTCAACATGGCGTCCACCGGTTGCGGCAAGACGCTGGCCAATGCCCGCCTCCTGTACGCCCTTGCGGACCCCCAACGAGGAATGCGCTTCACCTATGCGCTCGGCCTGCGCACGTTGACCCTGCAGACCGGGCGCAGCTACCGCACGGATCTCAACCTTGACGACAACGACCTTGCGATCCGTGTGGGCGGATCAGCCAGTCGAGCGTTGTTCGAGTACTACGAGCGGCAGGCCGAGGCCCAGGGCTCGGCCTCGTCGCAACGTCTCATCGAAGAAGACGCTCATGTTCGCTACGAAGGCCCCGTTGCCGAGCATCCCCTGTTGTCGCGAGCGCTGCGCGACGCCGATATTCGAAGCCTGCTGTCCGCGCCTGTGCTGGTCTGTACTGTGGACCATATGACGCCGGCCACAGAAGCCCTGCGCGCCGGGCGTCAGATCGCGCCCATGCTGCGCCTGATGAGCGCCGACTTGGTGCTGGACGAGCTGGACGACTACGATCTGGACGACATGCCGGCCCTCGTCCGGCTGGTGTATTGGGCTGGGATGCTGGGGACGAGAATCGTCCTTTCGTCTGCGACGCTTCCGCCGGCGTTGGTTCAGGGCATGTTCCTGGCCTATCGCGCGGGCCGGCTCCAATACCGGCGCAATCGCGGCAATGAGGGCGGGCGGTCGGACGACTCACTCGAGGTTCCGTGCCTGTGGGTCGATGAGTTCGGTGTCCAGAGCAGCCGCTGCCGCGATGCGGACGGTTTTGCTCGGGACCACGCGGTGTTCGTCAGCAAGCGCGCTTCACAACTGGACAAAGCCCCACCGGTGCGGCGCGGTGAAATCTTGCCCATCGAACTGAGCAAGGGCCAACCGACGCAGCGCCTGCGTGCCGAGTTCGCCGAACACGTGCGCCAGGCGTGCCTGCGGTTGCACGATGATCACGCCGAAACCGACCCGGCGACAGGCAAGCGGGTGAGCTTCGGCCTCGTTCGTATGGCCAACATCGATCCGCTGTTCGATGTGGCGCGGACATTGTTCGCGCTGGGCGCACCGGAGGGCTACCGCATCCATTTGTGCGTCTATCACGCCCGGTTTCCCGCCTTGCAGCGTTCGGCCATCGAGCGTCAACTCGATGCCGCATTCGATCGACGCGGCGACGGGCAAGGCCCTTATCGTCTGCCGTTCGTTCGCGCCCAGCTCGATGCCCATCCGGAAGGGAACCATCTGTTCGTGGTTCTCGCATCGCCTGTCTGCGAAGTCGGCCGGGACTGGGATGCCGATTGGGCCGTAGCCGAACCATCGTCGATGCGCTCGCTGATCCAGCTGGCTGGACGTGTCCAACGCCATCGCGGCCGGCTGGGCGATAAGCCAAACATCCTGCTGCTGGATCGCAACATCAAGGCGCTTGAGAGAAAGCCAGCGGTGCCTGGCGAAGATCCGGCTCCTGTTTTCATCCGCCCCGGGTTCGAGCGGGATGGATCGTCCGGCTCCCGGCGCTTCCGGTTGCGCTATCACCGCTTGAGCCGCCTACTGTCGCCGGAGGAGTACCGCACGATCTCGGCGTTGCCACGCATCCGCGCTCGACCCGACGCCGAGTGGGCCTGCGGTGAACGGTTGGTCGATCTGGAGCATGCCCGTGTGGCGGCCAGCCTGCTTCCGCGCGATCGCCTGCCCGCATCGCTCGCCTGCCCAGAAAGCGGGCGTGTCGAGCGGGATGAGGCCGCCTGGTCTTGGCTGCATCCGCAGGTCACCTTGATCGGGGTCCTGCAGCAACAGCAGGCGTTTCGGGACGACCCACACCCCAAAGTCTCGCTGGTCTTTCTTCCCGATGATGAGGAGCAGCGGCTCATCCTGCATCGGATCGATGGCGGCAGCATGTCTGCTGAGAAGCTCTATGTGCGAGTCGATGCGAGCATGCGGCATGACGTTGCGCTGGCGTTGGGCCAAGGCATCGGCACGTGGGGAGATTTTCAGTTGATGGAGCTGCTTGCTGAGCGGGCCGAGGCAGAGGACACGACGTTGTGGGAGGTCGCCAGAAAGTTTGCGAGTGTCGAAGTGCCGCAGAGTACCCAAGGGTGGCGATGGCACCCTTGGTTAGGTTTTGCTCCGGCCTAGATGAGGTCGATCGGGTGGCGACTTCTTTCGGAGCAACTCGCGCAGTCACGTCTCGTGTGCTGAGACGGAGCCGTGGCTGGCGATGTCCCGCGGATTGTTGAACGGGTGAGCTAAGGTGGCGGCTCCTTTGACCCGCATGTGACCATGCGGGTTGCCTAGCAAGCAACCAAAGGAGCCACCGACATGAAGTCTCGCACGAAGCCCGCGCTGCGGGTTGTTCCGGCTGCGCAGGTGCAGCTGACGTTGCCGATCCAGGGCGTGCTGCAGGACGTGAAGCACGCGTTCTATGGGCTGTGCATCAACGCCGGCAAGCAGGTGCTGGCAGCCATGATGGAGGCCGACAGGATCGCACTGTGCGGCCCCAAGGGCGTGCCCGATGCCGATCGCCGCGCGGTACGTGGCGGCAGCACGCGCAGCGCCGTTGTTCTCGGCGGGCAGCGCATCGGCATCAAGCGGCCACGTGCACGCGGCGTCGATGCGGGCGAGCTGGAGCTGCCCAGCTTCGCCTGGGCCGCCGGCACCGACCCGCTGGACACCGCGACGATGGCCGCCATTGCTGCGGGCGTGTCCATGCGCCGCTACGCCAGCACGCTGGAGGAATTGCCGCCGCCCGAGCAAGCGCTGTCGGTGTCCAAGAGCGCGACCTCGCGGCGCTTCGTGGCGCTGAGCGAAGAGCAACTGCTGCAGTGGCTGTCGCGCTCGCTGGGCAAGCTGGACCTGCCGGTCGTGATGGTCGACGGCATCCACTTCCGAGACCGCGTCATCCTGCTGGCGCTGGGCATTGATGCCCAGGGGAACAAGCACGTGCTGGGGCTGCGCGAAGGCTCCACCGAGAGCACGCGGGTCGTGCGCTCGCTGCTGAGCGATCTGATCGAGCGCGGTCTCGATGCCGACCGCGCACGGCTGTGGGTGATCGATGGTGGCAAGGCGCTGCGCAAGGCGATCGTCGAGACCTTCGGGGCCACGGCGCTGATCCAGCGCTGCCAGGAGCACAAGCGGCGCAACGTCATCGAGCACCTGCCCGAAGAGCTGCACGCCAGCGTGGGCCGCGCGATGCGCGACGCCTGGGACAGCGCCAACGCCGAGCTGGCCAAGAAGCAGCTGCAGCGCCTGGCTACGTCGCTGCAGTCCAAGCATCCCGGCGCTGCGGCCAGTCTGCGCGAGGGACTCGAGGAGACGCTCACCGTGCAGGCTCTGGGCATCACGGGCGCGCTGTACCGCACGCTGCGCACCACCAACCCGATCGAGAACCTCAACGGCTCGATCGCGCACTACACGCGCAACGTCAAGCGATGGCGGGACGGACAGATGACGTTGCGCTGGGTCGCCAGCGCACTCAGCGACGCCAAGGATCGCTTCCGCAAGCTGCGCGGGCACCGCGACATGAAGCACTT
Encoded proteins:
- a CDS encoding IS256 family transposase: MKSRTKPALRVVPAAQVQLTLPIQGVLQDVKHAFYGLCINAGKQVLAAMMEADRIALCGPKGVPDADRRAVRGGSTRSAVVLGGQRIGIKRPRARGVDAGELELPSFAWAAGTDPLDTATMAAIAAGVSMRRYASTLEELPPPEQALSVSKSATSRRFVALSEEQLLQWLSRSLGKLDLPVVMVDGIHFRDRVILLALGIDAQGNKHVLGLREGSTESTRVVRSLLSDLIERGLDADRARLWVIDGGKALRKAIVETFGATALIQRCQEHKRRNVIEHLPEELHASVGRAMRDAWDSANAELAKKQLQRLATSLQSKHPGAAASLREGLEETLTVQALGITGALYRTLRTTNPIENLNGSIAHYTRNVKRWRDGQMTLRWVASALSDAKDRFRKLRGHRDMKHLIAALDKRIAATQPAELKAA
- the cas3f gene encoding type I-F CRISPR-associated helicase Cas3f; the encoded protein is MNVLLVSECTKNALKETRRILDQFAERRGERTWQTAITQDGLDTLRRLLRKTARKNTAVACHWIRGRDHSELLWIVGDASRFNAQGAVPTNTTSIDRLRREDENDWHTGQDIRLLAQLAALLHDLGKAVIAFQERLRGRRTERNLYRHEWVSLRLFQAFVGDDDDEGWLLRLAAADGYGEEDWLAPGRYQRDGIDAREEYPFRSLPPLAAAVGWLVVTHHRLPVAPCEKDDGTQAAWGRRVRNFNPTWLTEPLALVAHDWNEIRQIADPRQIEPYWMPAAPLPVLEPKWRAQAARLAKHLIELRTRRSTAWLDNPYVMHLARLTLMLADHHYSSLPLDSSERVEGDGRTALYANTDRDGRLKQPLDEHLLGVARDAGLIAHALPGFERHLPHLARHRGLRRRSTDLRFAWQDRAADAASALRESARDHGAFIVNMASTGCGKTLANARLLYALADPQRGMRFTYALGLRTLTLQTGRSYRTDLNLDDNDLAIRVGGSASRALFEYYERQAEAQGSASSQRLIEEDAHVRYEGPVAEHPLLSRALRDADIRSLLSAPVLVCTVDHMTPATEALRAGRQIAPMLRLMSADLVLDELDDYDLDDMPALVRLVYWAGMLGTRIVLSSATLPPALVQGMFLAYRAGRLQYRRNRGNEGGRSDDSLEVPCLWVDEFGVQSSRCRDADGFARDHAVFVSKRASQLDKAPPVRRGEILPIELSKGQPTQRLRAEFAEHVRQACLRLHDDHAETDPATGKRVSFGLVRMANIDPLFDVARTLFALGAPEGYRIHLCVYHARFPALQRSAIERQLDAAFDRRGDGQGPYRLPFVRAQLDAHPEGNHLFVVLASPVCEVGRDWDADWAVAEPSSMRSLIQLAGRVQRHRGRLGDKPNILLLDRNIKALERKPAVPGEDPAPVFIRPGFERDGSSGSRRFRLRYHRLSRLLSPEEYRTISALPRIRARPDAEWACGERLVDLEHARVAASLLPRDRLPASLACPESGRVERDEAAWSWLHPQVTLIGVLQQQQAFRDDPHPKVSLVFLPDDEEQRLILHRIDGGSMSAEKLYVRVDASMRHDVALALGQGIGTWGDFQLMELLAERAEAEDTTLWEVARKFASVEVPQSTQGWRWHPWLGFAPA